A region of the Callithrix jacchus isolate 240 chromosome 10, calJac240_pri, whole genome shotgun sequence genome:
GGACAAGGCCAGCCGGAAGCTGCGCCGCAGCAGCTCCATGGAAATCAATGAAGGGAAGGAGGACACCGCATCCGAGATCAAGGCCGGTCAGTATGCAGTGGGCGCCCGCGGGGCAAGAGGCTGGTCAGGGACTCAATGTCCGGAGCTGTAAaatggcgggggggggggggaagctGATGGGATCCAAGTTTCTAGGATTCCCTGGGAGAGGCGCCAGCGCGCATCTTCGCCCGTCGAATCCGCCAGGCATTCTTGGAGCGCCTCCTCCCGGGCAGGCGTTGTAACAGGCCTTTCGGTCGTCGCGCGCGGAGTCCCGGGAAGGACTCACTAAGTAAATTGCGCAAAGACCCCGTGGTAGGACCTgcggggttttttgttttgtttttgaggcagcatctcgcactgtcgcccaggctggttggagtgcagtggtgcgattatagctcactgcagttcaagtgatcctcccgcctaccgcttattttttttgagacagtctcactctgtcgcccagactggagtgtaatggcgcaatctctgctcactgcaacctccgcctcccgagtagctgggattataggcgcgcgccaccacgcccagctaatttttgtatttttagtagagacggagtttcaccatgttgcccagactggtctcgaactgctgacctcaagtgatccgcctgtcttggtcccccaaagtgctggcattacaggcctgatccactgtgcccggcctttttatgtttttttagagacggggtcctgctttgtcacccaggctggagtgcagtgttgtgatcatagctcactggagtctcaaactcctaggctcaagcgatcctccaacctcagccaccctccccacccccaccaccccgaGCTTGGAAGATGGGCCGGCACCACcctgctcagctaattaaaaaaatttttttgaggtcgggcgcggtggctcacgcctgtaatcccagcactttgggaggccaaggagggtggatcacgaggtcaagagatggagaccatcctggtgaacatggtgaaaccccgtctctactaaaaatacaaaaattagctgggcgtggtggcgcgtgcctgtaatcccagctactcaggaggctgaggcaggagaattgcttgaacccaggaggcggaggttggggtgagccgagatcacgccattgcactccagcctgggtaacgagagcgaaacactgtctcaaatctttttttttttgtagagaaaattttgccatgttgcccaggcttgtctcacttggcttcccaaagtattaggatgacaagcgtgagccaccatgcccagggaaAGCTGTGTTTTTAATGGAATCATCTGGCCAGTTGCAAGAGTTAACTCCTTGTCTGAGGATTTGCGCTGGTTGAGGAGGTGTTCATCTTTCCATTAGTCAGTTGCTGGTTACAATTTCTAAGCCCCTGCCACATGCTGAGCACTGTCTGGCACCCCCAACCCACTTCAGAGAATCACAACCAGTAACAATGGGCACATATTGAGCACtagctgtgtgccaggcaccaggcttcCCCTGCATTGTCACCTTCAAACTTCACAACCTCCATGAAGAGCTATTCTTATTACCCCATTTTCCTGATGAAGAACTTGAGGGTCAGAGAGTGTCAGTCACTGGTCCTAAGTGCCACACTGTGGGGCAGTCAAAACTGGAACCAGGTGGGTGGGACTCTAAAGCCCAGGCTTGTAACCTCTGTCCCATGCTGACCCAAAGCTGCACTAGCAGCAGATCTCTGAGGGCCACTCCCTCCCACCAGGTGCCTGCCCATCTCCTCTGCTCCAGGGAAGGCCCAGGAGTCTGCAGATGACTgacccttttttctcttttcccagaaAAGTCTTCTTCAACGTCATCGCTCGATATTGCGAAGCACATACCCCATCGAGCCTACTGGGCAGAGCAGCAGAACAGGGTTGGAGGGGCCAGGGAGACTGGGAGTTTCAGTGGAGTAGGGGATAGGCCAGTTGAGGGTGATTGGCAgggtggaggggcagggaggctgcTAGGGGGTTTAGGGGCCATAGGGAGCAGGTGGGGCATTTCATCTGTGGGCAGAGATGAAGTCCCCTGGAGGCCTAAACCTCTTGTTGCTTCTCCAGCTGCCACTGCCCCTGATGGAACTCATGGAGAATGAAGCTCTGGAAGTCCTCACCGAAGCCCTCTGGAGTGAGCTCCCACCACAGCTTCTGGTTGATTTTGCAGGGCTGGGGCCCGGGGGGGAGGGGTTTCAGGCTGCCTTATGTTTTGTCTGTGCCCTTGGCACTCATGAGTATTCCAAGGGCCCCATAAAAGTTAAAAGCTAAGGGACTGGGCACAGGAAGACCCAGGAGGGGATATGGTGATGGTCAGAGGCCTgggctccaggctgggcacagcccCTCTCTAGCTGAGGGAGGCTTTTCTGTGGCTGTTTCTCCACCTGCCCAGTAAGATGACAGGCTTGGTGTGGCCTCGACTCCCTCTGGCTGTGAGGCGCCTTTGGACAGTGGGTTATTTGGGTGAACTTCTTTTGCTGGGGTCGAAAGCCCAGCAGTGATAGAGGGCTGGCTGATGGCTTAGAGTGGATGGCTGGTCCAGAAGGTGGGCAAACTGCTCGCTACCACCGTCCCAGTTCAGGCCTGCAACGTCTTCCCTAGCCTCGACCTCATCCATCCTCCACCTCATCCATCCTCAGCACCCTTAAAGAGTCAAAAGTTTCCCAAGTGAACACAGACCTGAGTGCCCTGTGCTGCTGCTACCCCCAATCATCGGCAGTTCTTCAAACCACACCTGCGGTGCCTGCTGATGGGGAGACCTTGCAGGTGCTCACTGCCTTGACCCGAGCTCTGCCCTCCTCCTAGGCTACCGGTTAGGGATCGGCAGGGACCACCTCCTGACCCAGGAGCTGCAGCAATACATCGAGGGGCTCAAGAAGCGCCGGAGCAAGAAGCTGTACTTGATTGAGAAGGACACCCTGGGCTCGGGCAGACCCGAACCAGCCCAGTGCCATGACAGGTCCCCAAATCCCAGCCTGACCCCATCTGAGTGAAATTTGAgtcctaaagaaataaaagagtcaACGCATGATCCGTGAGTCAGTGCATGGCAGCCCGCGTGAGGCAGACGCACGGGGCCCCGCCCTTCCCCATGACCTTCATTCGGTCACCGCAGTGACCTTGAGCTTTCTCCGTCCGGGCCCTATCGGCCCTACCTTCCGGGACTCGCAATCCAGGGCATCTTCAATGTTTTAGGTCGGCTTCACCCACCAAGAGTTCCGCAGCTCTGTGGGGCTACTGGGTCTATAGTTCGAGTGCCCAGTTGGTGTCGCTTGGGGGGAAGGGGACAGAGGGAAGGGGCAGCACCTCCCCCCTCGCGAAGGCGCGCTAGGCTCCGCCCCTCAAGCATAGGTAGCAGGTCCAGCCTCTCCACTCGTCCTGCCCTTGCGTTTTCATTTGTAAGTGGTCTCTCCCTGCTCCGCAGCTGCAGCCTGCACTGTCTCGCCCACTCCTCTGGCGCGCAGCGCGCCCCGCCTCTTTCTGTTACGAAAGAGCGCTTCTGGCCCCACTAGCTATCGGCTCTATTCCCCGCGCTCTCCGCGTCTCCCGCCCCGCCCCTCTCCAGGGGCTGCTTACGCCTGTGCGCCGCAGTGGCTCGGCGGACTTGGGGGCGGGACCTGCGCGAGGGCCCGCCCGCTGGCGCTGCCGGCTCCGCCCCGACTCGTCTGGGCACGCAGGCACCGCCCGCCCCGCTGGTCTGATTAGCATAGGACCCCCGGGCCCCGCCCCCTGCTTTGCATGCGCACGGCGGGCCCCGCCCCCGCTGTCAGCTGGAGGAAGCGGAGTAGGAAGCGGCCGCGATGTCCTTTTGTGTCCTACAAGCAGCCGGCGGCGCCGCCAAGTGAGGGGACGCGGCGCGGTGGGGCGGCGCGGCCCGAGGAGGCGGCGGAGGAGGGGCCGCCCGCGGCCCCCGGCTCACCCCGGCATTCCGGGCCGCTCGGCCCCCATGCCTGCCCGCCAGCCCTGCCGGAGCCCGAGGTCCGGGGGCGGAGGGGAGCGCTGCCTCGGGGGTGGGCGGGCGGGGCGCGGGGGCCATGTGCGAGCGCGGCAGGGAGGCGGGAGGGGCGGGCTGCAGGCGGGGTCCAGCTCTGGGGCCAGTCCGGGCCACGGTCGGGACCCAGTCGAGGGCTGGACTGGTTAGGGTTCAGGCGGGATCCGGCGTCCGAGTCCTGTGGACCGGCCTGGggcagagtctggctctggcTGCGGGTCCTGGCCCGGATCAGCCTTGGGCCTCCGATCCACCCCGCCCCGGGGCAGGGTTCAATCCCGCACTTGCCGAAGTCTCTGCGGCGGGCCGGGGTGGAAGACGGGGAGGGCTCTCAATCGGGGAAGGGGCTCTGAAGACCACGTGGGGGCGCTCGAAGGGGCCTGGGGCCACCCTTCTCTCTGGGTCAAAGGTCATCGCACCGGCTGAGGAGAACTTCCTCCTCCTTGGCTCTCCCCACTTACTTCCTGATAACCTGATAGAGGTCCCCGCGGGGGGAGGGGAGGCGTAGCAACTTCAGGCAACTTCCCAAAGGTGTGCGCAGGTTGGGGGGCGGGGCGCGGCGCCCTGGGAGGTGGCGGCCTCTGCGACAGCGGGACTGTGAGAGTGGACGCGCAGGCCGGTCCAGAGGAGGTGCCTGGAATCGGCATGCTGGGGCAGGAGGTCAGCCGCTTGTCAGGTGTGAAAAGCTCTGGAGGTGTTTTCACGAGTCCCTGCCCGTGCGTGTGGACGTGGGGACCTAGTGAGAGTGTGTGTGATCATGAGCCTTGACTGAGTTCGCGGATGGGGTGTGCGCCCCAGGAGAAGTGTGTGAGCATAAGTGTGAGCAGGAGTGAGCACCAGTTTGGGAAGGCTGGTGCGAGTGTGAAGGCCCCCAGCGGAGAGTGAGCCTGCGTGGGCTTGTGGGCCCCTGCACAGCCCTGTGAGTGGAGTGTGTGAACTCGGTGTGAACACGGCCGCTGCCCTTGGGTCTGTGCTTCAGTGTGTGCCCTCCAATGCAGAATACCCGGATGAGGGCAGGGTCTCAGAGGTCCCCCGAACATCTGGAGAAAACTGGGAGGTATCCTGCTCCTGGCTGGGGATTCCGGGTGGGGTTGAAGGTTGCCTGGGGGCTACGGTTACCCTGCTTCCTGGCCTGCGGGGGAGTAAGGGCTTTCTAAGCCTCCCCCAGGTTCCCAAGAGGGAGACCTGCTGTCAGTTACTGGCCCTGGAGGCTCTGGAGACTCTGTTTCCATGGCAACAGCTGTGGGGGGGGCCCTGTGCCTGGGCAGTCCTTCCTTGGACTCTgtccccccttcctccctgcttGCTGGGCCTGGAAGCCTGGCCCTAGGCCTGAGGTTGGGCAACCCCTGTGGCAGGGTGTCTCCCATCCCCCATGCCAGTGCCTCCCTGCGAACCTACGGGTCTCTTCCTGCAGGTGACCAGCGCCATGTCCAGCCAGGTGGTGGGCATTGAGCCTCTATACATCAAGGCAGAGCCAGCCAGCCCCGACAGTCCAAAGGGTTCCTCAGAGACGGAGACCGAGCCTCCTGTGACCCTTGCCCCTGGTCCAGCTCCCACCCGCTGCCTCCCAGGCCATAAGgaagaggaggatggggagggggctgggcctGGCGAGCAGGGTGGTGGGAAGCTGGTGCTCAGCTCCCTGCCCAAGCGCCTCTGCCTGGTCTGTGGGGATGTGGCCTCCGGCTACCACTACGGTGTGGCATCCTGTGAGGCCTGCAAAGCCTTCTTCAAGAGGACCATCCAGGGTGAGCCCCCAGCCCACTCCCCTGGCCTTTGCCCTGCATCCTCTGGGTACACTGCTGGGTGCAGTAGGCCCCCAGGTTGTCGTGCCACCACTTGAGGCTGACAATCTGGCGTTTCCAGGCCCTCTACCTCCCAGAGACACCCTTTTCCTTAGAAGTGTGGTGAAGGCACCAGTGTATGCTGATGCATTGCAGTGGATGTGAGTGAGCTCAGGGCACCACCTGGGTTTCTGGGTACTCTAGGCCCCGCACCTTCTATGGTGGCTCTGAAAGAGTCCAAGGCAGCCTGTGTCTGTTCCTAAGGTTTGTTCTTCTTTCTGGCAGCTTCTGACCTCTCCCCAGCATAGAACATGTCCCTTTTTCTTGATTTTGCCAAAGCAGCACCAAcacaaagattttaattttttttttttttttttttgaggcagtctcactctgttgcccagatactaatttttttctcactcaAGAAAGCATATTAGAATTTGGGGAATGAGCAAGATGCTGATGTAAGCATTACCTGGGAAGGGCCTGTTATTTTcgttatttctgtttttacctAGCCGTTGGTTACTTTGGGGCTATAACacctataattaaaaatatatatatatcagccgggtgcggtggctcatgcctgtaatctcagcactttgggaggctaaggcgggtggattatgaagtcaggagttcaagaccagtctggccaacatggtgaaaccccatctctactaaaaatacaaaaattaggcggcgtggtggtgggctcttgtaatcccagctacttgggatgctgaggcagggaattgcttgaacccaggaggctgcagtgaacggagatcgagccattgcactccagtctgggcgacagagcgacactcttgtctcaaaaaaaaaaaagtattgaatgTTTAccttgtgctaggcactgtgtcCTTTTATGATCTCAGTTAGCCCCGATAGCAACTCTGTAAGGTGTTATAACTAAGACGAAGAGAGGCGTTGGAAATGCTGTTGAAGTCTCACAGCTACGAAATGGCAGAACCGGATTTGAACTTGGGTCAGTATAGGTCCATAGCTGAGCTCTTCAATGTTAGACTGCTGCCTCTGCTTATTACTAATAACACTGAACTTTGGACAGGCGCCGAATGACTGATTGTGACATTCCAGCaacgttttttttgtttttggagacagagtcttgctctgtagcccaggctggagtgcagtggcacagtctcggctcactgcgacctccacctcctgggttcaagcagttctctacctcagcctcccaagtagctgggattacaggtgtacaccatcaagcctggctaatttattgtattttagtaaagatgggattataccgtgttgcccaggctggtctggaactcctgagctcaggccatctgtccacctcagcctcccaaagtgctttgattagaggcatgagccaccgtgcccggccaagttctgtttttgtttttgagatggactttcactcttgttcaggctggagtgcaatggtgctgtcgtggctcactgcaacctctgcctcccgggttcaagtgatttgcctgcctcagcctcctggtagctggaattacaggcgcccgccaccacaggcgactaatttttgtatttttagtagggatggggtttcgccatgttggccaggctggtctccgactcctgacctcaggtgatccacctgcctcccaaagtgctgggattataggtgggagccactgtgcccggccaacctAGCAAGCTTTACTTGGCCAAAATTCTTGATCTAAACCTTTGTACACCCTTCCTGCTCTGAAGACCAGTGAGCCAGCAGGCCCGGGTGCAGGTGCCTCCTACCCACTCTGGGGCCCTTCACTGTATATTGACTgttgacaaatatttaatgagtgctGGCTATGGATAGGAATTGTATACTGAGCACCTAGAATTCAGAACCATGGTAGATGCTTTGCCCATATTATCCCCTTTCATTCTCACCACCCATCTCTGTGGGTCATTCCTTATCATCCCACTTTTACAGCTGGGAAAACTGAGGGCTCAAGGGGTTAAGTATGGgactttgcccaaggtcataaagATATGTGGTAGCCAGAATCTCTGCTCGGCACGGACCTGTGCTTTGCTGTCCTGGCCAGTGTTCCGGGCCTTTGGGGACACAGCAGGGCTGTTTCTGCCCTCAGGCAGTTTACTTTCTGGCAGAGTGGAGAGCTGGCCAGCAGTGAGTTGCACAGGCTTGTCTTATTACAGGTATGCACAGGAAGGGGAGGTGTTAGGGATATGGCAGGGGAAGGGGCTGGTTCTGAGGCTCCGGAGGGCTTCCCTGaggaagtgtcttttttttttgagacagagttttggtcttgttgcccaggctggagtgcaatggcatgatctcggctcactgcaacctctgcctcccaggttcaagtgatctcctgcctcagcccccaaatagctgggattacaggcttgtgccaccatgcccggctaattttgtatttttaatagagttggggtttcttcatgttagccaggctggtctcgaacttctgacctcaggtgatctgcccgtctcagcctcccaaagtactgggattacaggcatgagccaccgtgcccagcccccttttttttttttgagacagagctcccaaagtgctgggattacaggcatgagccattgtgctcaaccttttttttttttttgagacagagtttcactctggttgctcaggctgaagtacagtggcatgatctcagctcactgcaacctctgcctcgcaggttcaagcaattctcctgcctcagcctcccaagtaggtgggcttacaggcatgagccaccactcccagctaattttgtatttttactagggagttggttttgccatgttggccaggctggtctcaaacccctgacctcaggtggtccgcccgcctcagcctccaaaggtgctgggattacaggcctgagtgtCCGGCTATGGTGTCTTGAGCCTAGTTCAGAAGCCCAAATAGGGGGTAGGAGAAAATGCATTTCGAGGAGAAACATGCTGCTGGCCTGCTGGCTGGCTGTGTCATTTGGTCTTTGCGGGGCCTGTGAGGCTGGGAGGGCCGCCAGCATCCACTATGTGCCAGTCCCTGTTGCTAGTGCAGTAACTGCCCCGGTGGAGCTGCCACAGAAGGGGGAGGTGTAATAAACAAGACAGGTTGTGCATGCTCTGTGGGGCTCGGGGCTGAAGAGAAATCATAAGCAGGTTCAGAGGCCAGGGGGGGCTCTGTAAAGGGATTTGGCATTGTCACAGGGTGACCAGGAAAGTCTTCTCAAGGTGATAGGGAGCAGAGATCTGAAGGTGAGGGAGCCTGTGTGGACCTCAGGACCAGAGCTCTAGGCAGGGCCTGTTTGAGGAACATGGAGGAGGCCAAAGGAGGGAGCAGAGGTTAAAAGGCAGCAAGGGGCCaagtgcggtagctcatgcctgtaatctcagcattttgggaggctgaggcaagatcaggagttcaggaccagcctggtcgatgttgtgaaaccctgtctctactaaaaatacaaaaattagccgggtgtggtggtggacgcctgtaatcccagctactcgggaggctgaggcagggtaattgcttgaatccgggaggtgaaggttgtggtgagccaagatggtgccactgcactccatcgtggtgacagagagagactctgtctcaaaaaaaaaaaaaaagatggcaaggAGCAGGGGCGTAGGCTTGGGAGGACGTGGGTTCGCTTTGGCTTCGACTCTGAGAAGGGAATCCCccgagggttttgagcagaggaggtACAAGGTGTGATGGAGTTTTAATAGGACCCTCttggctgctgtgttgagaatagACTGGAGCAAGCAGGGGACAGAGCAGGAGGCCAGCAGGGGCGAGGTGACAGTGACTCTTGGGTCGAGGGTGGAAGCAGTTGCCAGACGCAGGAGGTGGCTTCTGGACCTAGGAGGAGGTAAAACCTGCCAGAATGTGTCAATGGCTTAGATGTGGGGTGTGAGAGGAACCAAAGATGCTGCCAAATGAACAAGTGGAGTCCATGTAGGCTGTGTTCATCTGAGGTGCCTTCTAGACATGCAGGATGTCGAGGCGGCAGCTGAGAGTTGAGTCTGGAGCTCACAGCAGGTCCAGGCTCGAGGTAGAACTGTGAGAGCCGCACAGCTGGGGAAGATTGCCATGGGACTGGAGACGAGCTCCAAGGACAGCCCTGGAGTTCCGGATGGAAGAGATCGGGGAGATGTACATAAACCACTAAGTGGCCAGCGCGGTGGGAGGAAAACCAGTGTATGGTGTCCTAGAAGCAAAAGAAGGTCTTTAAGTATTTCTAGGAGCAGGAAGTGACCAGCGGCCTTAGATGCTCATTTTAAACCAAGTAACATGAGGAC
Encoded here:
- the CATSPERZ gene encoding cation channel sperm-associated auxiliary subunit zeta yields the protein MEEKPSKVSLKPSDRHGSDKESKESLYSDIRDLWTTATLSQSELNTPLSDVCGNFDAEGRSISHTRGWYGQGRRSLDEGDKASRKLRRSSSMEINEGKEDTASEIKAEKSSSTSSLDIAKHIPHRAYWAEQQNRLPLPLMELMENEALEVLTEALWSYRLGIGRDHLLTQELQQYIEGLKKRRSKKLYLIEKDTLGSGRPEPAQCHDRSPNPSLTPSE